One segment of Oreochromis niloticus isolate F11D_XX linkage group LG8, O_niloticus_UMD_NMBU, whole genome shotgun sequence DNA contains the following:
- the LOC109203155 gene encoding interferon a3-like isoform X3: MDHKFRQHNEETLNLLDTMAKNVTNTTEVEVTVAFPNHLYRQVSKSSAEDKLVFTVQVLEEVAVLFEEDHSSASWEHSTVRNFLNIVNKQAEELHSCIGSHGHKKKTTKLHMYFKRLSHHILKEMGHSAEAWEVIRKETKAHLMRAEQLASSLHTAH, translated from the exons ATGGATCATAAATTCAGACAGCACAACGAAGAAACTCTGAATCTACTTGATACCATG GCTAAAAACGTCACTAACACCACTGAAGTGGAGGTCACCGTGGCCTTCCCTAATCACCTGTACCGCCAGGTGTCCAAATCATCA GCTGAGGATAAACTGGTTTTCACAGTTCAGGttctggaggaggtggctgtcCTGTTTGAGGAGGATCACAGCTCTGCATCATGGGAGCACAGCACAGTGAGGAACTTTCTCAATATTGTCAACAAACAGGCTGAAGAGCTTCACTCCTGT ATTGGGAGCCACGGTCACAAGAAGAAAACCACAAAGCTGCACATGTATTTTAAGAGACTCTCACATCATATCTTAAAGGAAATG GGTCACAGTGCTGAAGCCTGGGAGGTGATCAGGAAGGAAACCAAAGCCCATCTAATGAGAGCAGAACAGCTTGCTTCGTCTCTGCACACTGCCCACTAA
- the LOC100702601 gene encoding interferon a3 — MSQFSLYNEIALGRLHMMITNTTKDAEIEHNVAFPNRLYRQTSKATAEDKLAFTIQILNDLFALFKKNRSSAPWEENTVENFLNIVNKQTEELRSCIGSHSNTTQKGQQLSFRREMYFERLLNEILKKNGYSAEAWEKIRNITQAHLRQCEFLISPRTAH, encoded by the exons ATGAGTCAATTCAGTCTGTACAACGAAATAGCTTTAGGTCGACTTCATATGATG ATTACTAACACCACTAAGGATGCTGAAATTGAGCACAACGTAGCTTTCCCTAATCGACTGTATCGCCAGACGTCCAAAGCAACA gCTGAGGATAAACTGGCTTTCACAATTCAGATTCTGAATGACCTGTTTGCCCTGTTTAAGAAGAATCGCAGCTCTGCACCATGGGAGGAGAACACAGTGGAGAACTTTCTCAATATTGTGAACAAACAGACTGAAGAGCTTCGCTCCTGT ATTGGAAGCCACAGCAATACGACACAGAAGGGGCAACAGCTGTCTTTTAGGAGAGAAATGTATTTCGAGAGACTCTTAAATGAAATCCTAAAGAAAAAT GGTTACAGTGCTGAAGCCTGGGAGAAGATCAGGAACATAACACAAGCCCATCTGAGACAATGTGAATTTCTCATATCTCCGAGAACTGCCCACTGA
- the LOC109203155 gene encoding interferon a3-like isoform X2, with amino-acid sequence MGAGSSLSCRWMDHKFRQHNEETLNLLDTMAKNVTNTTEVEVTVAFPNHLYRQVSKSSAEDKLVFTVQVLEEVAVLFEEDHSSASWEHSTVRNFLNIVNKQAEELHSCIGSHGHKKKTTKLHMYFKRLSHHILKEMGHSAEAWEVIRKETKAHLMRAEQLASSLHTAH; translated from the exons ATGGGCGCAG GCTCCTCGCTAAGCTGCAGATGGATGGATCATAAATTCAGACAGCACAACGAAGAAACTCTGAATCTACTTGATACCATG GCTAAAAACGTCACTAACACCACTGAAGTGGAGGTCACCGTGGCCTTCCCTAATCACCTGTACCGCCAGGTGTCCAAATCATCA GCTGAGGATAAACTGGTTTTCACAGTTCAGGttctggaggaggtggctgtcCTGTTTGAGGAGGATCACAGCTCTGCATCATGGGAGCACAGCACAGTGAGGAACTTTCTCAATATTGTCAACAAACAGGCTGAAGAGCTTCACTCCTGT ATTGGGAGCCACGGTCACAAGAAGAAAACCACAAAGCTGCACATGTATTTTAAGAGACTCTCACATCATATCTTAAAGGAAATG GGTCACAGTGCTGAAGCCTGGGAGGTGATCAGGAAGGAAACCAAAGCCCATCTAATGAGAGCAGAACAGCTTGCTTCGTCTCTGCACACTGCCCACTAA
- the LOC100696424 gene encoding interferon a3-like, protein MKFLHSAINEALEVCSIRTPGDLRVCFTLRKFLHFSKMISRIFIACLFLGMYSTGSSLSCKWIVKHPGNKMSQFSLHNKIALGQLHMMVSALLCIMFNMITNTTKIEHNVTFPNQLYQQTSNATDEDKLAFVVQILKEVFDLFEKNRSSAPWEENTVENFLNIVNKQAEKLHSCVGSHSNTTQLTHFKGLSNETLKDNGYSAEAWEEIRNITQAHLRQCASLVETLETAQ, encoded by the exons ATGAAATTCTTGCACTCTGCTATAAATGAAGCGCTGGAGGTTTGCTCCATCAGAACACCAGGAGACCTGAGAGTTTGCTTCACACTAAGGAAATttctacatttttcaaaaatgatcAGCAGGATTTTCATCGCTTGCCTGTTTCTCGGGATGTACAGTACGGGCTCCTCGCTAAGTTGCAAATGGATTGTAAAACATCCAGGCAACAAAATGAGTCAATTCAGTCTGCACAACAAAATAGCTTTAGGTCAACTTCATATGATGGTGAGTGCACTTCTTTGCATAATGTTTAATATG ATTACTAACACCACTAAAATTGAGCACAACGTGACGTTCCCTAATCAACTGTATCAACAGACGTCCAACGCAACA GATGAGGATAAACTGGCTTTCGTAGTTCAGATTCTGAAGGAGGTGTTTGACCTGTTTGAGAAGAATCGCAGCTCTGCACCATGGGAGGAGAACACAGTGGAGAACTTTCTCAATATAGTCAACAAACAGGCtgagaagcttcactcctgt GTTGGAAGCCACAGCAATACGACACAGCTGACGCATTTCAAGGGGCTCTCAAATGAAACCCTAAAGGACAAT GGTTACAGTGCTGAAGCCTGGGAGGAGATCAGGAACATAACACAAGCCCATCTGAGACAATGTGCGTCCCTGGTTGAAACTCTGGAAACTGCCCAATAA
- the LOC109203266 gene encoding interferon a3 isoform X1 produces the protein MDDGHRVSKLLSSHGARVPGGSGGVTSPANDRRGTGRRHRESPHSQAASLRYLLLFTWTPALVPLFRLLRVEMSRVVHSSTHSGSSLSCRWMDHKFRQHNEETLNLLDTMAKNVTNTTEVEVTVAFPNHLYRQVSKSSAEDKLVFTVQVLEEVAVLFEEDHSSASWEDGTVRNFLNIVNKQAKELHSCIGSHGHKMKTTKLHMYFKRLSHHILKEMGHSAEAWEVIRKETKAHLMRAEQLASSLHTAH, from the exons ATGGATGACGGACACAGAGTGAGCAAACTGCTTTCGAGCCATGGGGCTCGGGTCCCAGGCGGCAGCGGCGGCGTAACATCCCCAGCAAACGACAGGAGAGGAACTGGTCGCAGGCACCGAGAGTCACCCCACAGCCAAGCAGCTAGCCTCCGGTACCTTCTCCTTTTCACCTGGACGCCGGCCCTCGTTCCCCTTTTTCGTCTCTTGAGGGTGGAAATGTCGCGGGTTGTGCACAGTAGCACGCACTCAG GCTCCTCGCTAAGCTGCAGATGGATGGATCATAAATTCAGACAGCACAACGAAGAAACTCTGAATCTACTTGATACCATG GCTAAAAACGTCACTAACACCACTGAAGTGGAGGTCACCGTGGCCTTCCCTAATCACCTGTACCGCCAGGTTTCCAAATCATCA GCTGAGGATAAACTGGTTTTCACAGTTCAGGttctggaggaggtggctgtcCTGTTTGAGGAGGATCACAGCTCTGCATCATGGGAGGACGGCACAGTGAGGAACTTTCTCAATATTGTCAACAAACAGGCTAAAGAGCTTCACTCCTGT ATTGGGAGCCACGGTCACAAGATGAAAACCACAAAGCTGCACATGTATTTTAAGAGACTCTCACATCATATCTTAAAGGAAATG GGTCACAGTGCTGAAGCCTGGGAGGTGATCAGGAAGGAAACCAAAGCCCATCTAATGAGAGCAGAACAGCTGGCTTCGTCTCTGCACACTGCCCACTAA
- the LOC109203266 gene encoding interferon a3 isoform X2 has protein sequence MGAGSSLSCRWMDHKFRQHNEETLNLLDTMAKNVTNTTEVEVTVAFPNHLYRQVSKSSAEDKLVFTVQVLEEVAVLFEEDHSSASWEDGTVRNFLNIVNKQAKELHSCIGSHGHKMKTTKLHMYFKRLSHHILKEMGHSAEAWEVIRKETKAHLMRAEQLASSLHTAH, from the exons ATGGGCGCAG GCTCCTCGCTAAGCTGCAGATGGATGGATCATAAATTCAGACAGCACAACGAAGAAACTCTGAATCTACTTGATACCATG GCTAAAAACGTCACTAACACCACTGAAGTGGAGGTCACCGTGGCCTTCCCTAATCACCTGTACCGCCAGGTTTCCAAATCATCA GCTGAGGATAAACTGGTTTTCACAGTTCAGGttctggaggaggtggctgtcCTGTTTGAGGAGGATCACAGCTCTGCATCATGGGAGGACGGCACAGTGAGGAACTTTCTCAATATTGTCAACAAACAGGCTAAAGAGCTTCACTCCTGT ATTGGGAGCCACGGTCACAAGATGAAAACCACAAAGCTGCACATGTATTTTAAGAGACTCTCACATCATATCTTAAAGGAAATG GGTCACAGTGCTGAAGCCTGGGAGGTGATCAGGAAGGAAACCAAAGCCCATCTAATGAGAGCAGAACAGCTGGCTTCGTCTCTGCACACTGCCCACTAA
- the LOC109203155 gene encoding interferon a3-like isoform X1: MLNRILFACLFLALSTEGSSLSCRWMDHKFRQHNEETLNLLDTMAKNVTNTTEVEVTVAFPNHLYRQVSKSSAEDKLVFTVQVLEEVAVLFEEDHSSASWEHSTVRNFLNIVNKQAEELHSCIGSHGHKKKTTKLHMYFKRLSHHILKEMGHSAEAWEVIRKETKAHLMRAEQLASSLHTAH; this comes from the exons atgctgaacaGGATTCTCTTTGCTTGCCTGTTTCTTGCTCTGTCCACTGAAGGCTCCTCGCTAAGCTGCAGATGGATGGATCATAAATTCAGACAGCACAACGAAGAAACTCTGAATCTACTTGATACCATG GCTAAAAACGTCACTAACACCACTGAAGTGGAGGTCACCGTGGCCTTCCCTAATCACCTGTACCGCCAGGTGTCCAAATCATCA GCTGAGGATAAACTGGTTTTCACAGTTCAGGttctggaggaggtggctgtcCTGTTTGAGGAGGATCACAGCTCTGCATCATGGGAGCACAGCACAGTGAGGAACTTTCTCAATATTGTCAACAAACAGGCTGAAGAGCTTCACTCCTGT ATTGGGAGCCACGGTCACAAGAAGAAAACCACAAAGCTGCACATGTATTTTAAGAGACTCTCACATCATATCTTAAAGGAAATG GGTCACAGTGCTGAAGCCTGGGAGGTGATCAGGAAGGAAACCAAAGCCCATCTAATGAGAGCAGAACAGCTTGCTTCGTCTCTGCACACTGCCCACTAA